One region of Syntrophobacter fumaroxidans MPOB genomic DNA includes:
- a CDS encoding HAD family hydrolase: protein MEPARIKVCIFDVNGVLIDSNAANAQAMAQAFTEDPELQGRIVDVYLQLTGIDRGSKMRIVQERVVGRPFTENEFELRWEGFKRLGRISMLRAPLTTGCREVLAELGRLKITRVALSNTPLEELRETLVNRGLNVLLDEIRGGGDWPKSETLARFLRDCRIEPRHCLFLGDGKGDLDAARRNGVPFAAIDPGTGEFRGETGFDGPYPNIAEWLRSVSSRLPQDEPA, encoded by the coding sequence ATGGAACCGGCGCGAATCAAAGTGTGCATATTCGATGTCAACGGCGTACTGATCGATTCCAACGCAGCCAACGCTCAGGCCATGGCGCAGGCGTTCACCGAGGACCCGGAACTGCAGGGCCGCATCGTGGACGTGTACCTGCAGCTCACCGGAATCGACCGTGGAAGCAAGATGCGCATCGTTCAGGAGCGGGTGGTGGGCAGACCCTTCACGGAGAACGAGTTCGAGCTCCGCTGGGAAGGATTCAAACGGCTCGGGCGCATCTCCATGCTCCGCGCTCCGCTGACGACCGGGTGCCGCGAGGTCCTCGCCGAACTCGGCAGGCTGAAGATCACACGAGTCGCCCTTTCGAATACCCCGCTGGAGGAACTGAGAGAAACCCTTGTAAATCGCGGCCTGAACGTTCTTCTGGATGAGATCCGGGGAGGGGGGGACTGGCCGAAGTCGGAGACGCTCGCCCGATTCCTCCGCGATTGCCGGATCGAGCCCCGCCACTGCCTCTTCCTGGGCGACGGCAAAGGCGACCTCGATGCGGCCAGGCGAAACGGCGTACCGTTTGCGGCAATCGATCCCGGCACGGGAGAATTTCGGGGCGAGACTGGATTCGACGGTCCATACCCCAACATCGCCGAGTGGTTGCGGAGCGTCTCGAGCCGGCTGCCGCAAGACGAACCGGCCTGA
- a CDS encoding citrate synthase, which produces METDVSFKNIGLRGITVADTKISYIDGVRGILIYRGFRIEDLAEISSFEETAYLLLNGGLPDKEGLAAFRDALTAAGRLPDEISESFKLWPRRSDPMDIIQASVPILAMIDPELAAESREANLRKAIRVIARLPEIITTWHRMRNGLQPLPHDPKLGHAGNFLWKLTGKKPEEEMARAFEVSLILQADHAFSASTFACREVVSTRAHLYAGVTAGVGALSGILHGGSNALVMRVMFDMIDQGMTTKDIGAWVKGKLDRREKIMGMGHAVYKTTDPRAEILKGLCENVAIKTEREEWFNFLRAIETECIREFEKRGKRKIKANVDFYSGLLCAMLGIPLDIMTPVFAMAIAVGWCSHIIEEKFGDAQGKPVLYRPESKYVGHYCGQFGCTYLPIEQR; this is translated from the coding sequence ATGGAAACTGACGTCAGCTTCAAGAATATCGGTCTTCGCGGCATAACCGTGGCCGACACCAAAATAAGTTACATCGACGGAGTGCGCGGAATTCTGATATACCGCGGATTCCGTATCGAGGATCTGGCGGAGATTTCCTCTTTCGAGGAGACCGCGTACCTGCTGTTGAACGGTGGTTTGCCCGACAAAGAGGGACTGGCCGCTTTCAGGGACGCGCTCACCGCAGCCGGCCGGCTCCCCGACGAAATCTCCGAAAGCTTCAAGCTGTGGCCCCGCAGGTCCGATCCCATGGACATCATTCAGGCATCGGTTCCCATCCTCGCCATGATCGATCCGGAGCTCGCAGCCGAATCCAGAGAAGCCAACCTGCGCAAAGCGATACGGGTCATCGCCCGACTGCCTGAAATCATCACCACCTGGCACAGAATGCGAAACGGTCTTCAGCCCCTGCCTCATGATCCGAAACTCGGTCACGCCGGGAACTTCCTCTGGAAGCTCACCGGGAAGAAACCCGAGGAGGAAATGGCCCGAGCCTTCGAAGTCTCTCTGATTCTACAGGCGGACCATGCCTTCAGTGCGTCCACATTCGCCTGCAGGGAAGTGGTGTCCACCCGGGCGCACCTGTATGCCGGGGTCACCGCAGGGGTGGGAGCTCTTTCAGGAATCCTCCACGGGGGCTCCAACGCCTTGGTCATGCGGGTAATGTTCGACATGATCGACCAGGGGATGACCACGAAGGACATCGGCGCCTGGGTTAAAGGAAAGCTTGACCGGCGCGAGAAGATAATGGGGATGGGCCACGCGGTTTACAAGACCACCGATCCCAGGGCCGAGATCCTCAAGGGCCTGTGCGAAAACGTGGCCATAAAGACCGAGCGCGAGGAGTGGTTCAACTTCCTGAGGGCGATAGAAACCGAATGCATCCGGGAATTCGAAAAAAGAGGCAAGAGGAAGATCAAGGCCAACGTCGATTTTTACAGCGGTCTGCTCTGCGCCATGCTCGGAATACCGCTCGATATCATGACTCCCGTATTCGCGATGGCGATTGCGGTCGGCTGGTGTTCGCACATCATCGAGGAAAAATTCGGCGATGCGCAGGGGAAGCCCGTATTGTACCGTCCGGAATCCAAGTATGTCGGCCATTATTGCGGCCAGTTCGGCTGCACCTATCTGCCCATCGAGCAACGGTAG
- a CDS encoding DUF3592 domain-containing protein produces the protein MSEPQSASFPIDLVARFVGRLFQMIMLAGMGLMVFGAMPVIEVISAANWPSTRGVILSSGVKAGTPGGKRLRTPKVVYRYAVKDVRYQGERVRFGPDYIPGRPSAAAVAAGYREGDAVEVFHDPADPAKSVLDRAFHPGMFAMPLAGFFLFLVGGAVNRKITEVTNAVRQKIPLPVPRGDGTFPDGKIRASSPRVGRDEDPGGKASVEGFPAGDFLAGGAPRARKVEKTMFGRDASAWSSPGPAFPDPGIGSALSWRTILIRVLWLVLGVLIILYLIRESGLRFG, from the coding sequence ATGTCCGAGCCCCAGTCTGCAAGTTTCCCCATCGACCTCGTTGCCCGATTTGTTGGAAGGCTTTTTCAGATGATCATGCTGGCCGGCATGGGTCTCATGGTGTTCGGGGCAATGCCGGTGATCGAGGTGATATCGGCGGCCAACTGGCCTTCCACGAGGGGAGTGATCCTCTCATCCGGCGTCAAGGCCGGGACACCCGGGGGAAAGAGGTTGCGGACGCCCAAGGTCGTCTACCGATATGCCGTGAAGGACGTTCGATACCAAGGCGAGAGAGTTCGGTTCGGACCCGACTACATTCCGGGACGCCCGTCCGCCGCGGCCGTGGCCGCCGGTTATCGGGAGGGGGATGCAGTGGAGGTGTTCCATGACCCTGCCGATCCAGCGAAATCCGTGCTGGACAGGGCATTCCATCCAGGGATGTTCGCCATGCCCCTAGCGGGTTTCTTTCTCTTTTTAGTGGGCGGTGCGGTCAACCGCAAAATCACGGAGGTGACGAACGCTGTCCGGCAAAAGATTCCCCTGCCGGTGCCCCGGGGTGACGGGACCTTCCCGGACGGGAAGATCCGGGCTTCTTCGCCGCGCGTGGGAAGGGATGAAGATCCGGGAGGAAAGGCTTCGGTCGAGGGGTTTCCCGCCGGGGACTTCCTTGCCGGGGGGGCGCCCCGCGCGCGGAAGGTGGAAAAAACGATGTTCGGAAGGGACGCATCCGCCTGGTCGTCTCCCGGTCCCGCATTTCCGGACCCGGGGATCGGGTCGGCCCTCTCCTGGAGGACAATACTGATACGAGTGCTGTGGCTCGTCCTCGGGGTCCTGATCATCCTGTACCTGATCCGGGAAAGCGGGCTGCGCTTCGGATAA
- a CDS encoding cation:proton antiporter produces MAFSIGLIILMGLAADLVFRRLKLPGFMGMLLVGMTVGPHGLDLMAPEMVGVSEDFREIALVVLLLRAGLGLNRSTLRRVGALTIGMSCLPNLFELAAVVVTAHWLLGFGLVEGAILGAVLGTASLSVVVPKALDYIDRGRGALKGIPTLLLASCPLDNVFMIVLFTFFAGMYGAAQVRLLSALAQIPGAIVLGVLSGVLPGYVLYRLFGKYDRCAQRGALALLGASILLVWLENAHQGIVTFSSLFGVMTMAFILLEKAEPVAFVISQRLQKLRVFAELLLFVLLGARVNIPVIGQVGFEAIAVIVGGLACRSLGVGLALLGSGFDGREKLFCAVSWLSKGTAQAALGAIPLAAGVAFGEEILAIVVLSIVMTAPVSAILMGFLGERVLDKGEPSPYRFKELRLKLGLPRVGARVRSKRYGTVWKVIEEKETWIEKPRLPGNVQDSPVLLPAISLRYWRRDADGEDAAGKTISFRYSQFDPSFNDHWEIVHDWRDSPRHRGV; encoded by the coding sequence ATGGCGTTCAGCATCGGGTTGATCATTCTCATGGGACTGGCCGCGGATCTGGTGTTTCGTCGCCTGAAACTGCCGGGCTTCATGGGCATGCTGCTGGTCGGCATGACGGTGGGTCCTCACGGCCTGGATCTGATGGCTCCGGAAATGGTCGGCGTTTCCGAGGATTTTCGAGAGATCGCCCTCGTTGTCCTTCTCCTCCGCGCAGGACTCGGGCTCAACCGTTCGACGCTGCGCAGAGTGGGGGCACTCACCATCGGCATGAGCTGCCTGCCCAACCTTTTCGAGCTGGCGGCGGTTGTTGTGACGGCCCATTGGCTGCTCGGTTTCGGTTTAGTCGAAGGCGCGATCCTCGGCGCGGTTCTGGGCACGGCATCCCTGTCCGTGGTGGTTCCGAAGGCTCTGGACTACATCGACCGCGGCAGGGGAGCGCTCAAGGGGATCCCCACTCTTCTGCTGGCCTCCTGTCCCCTGGACAACGTGTTCATGATCGTTTTGTTCACTTTCTTCGCGGGCATGTACGGGGCCGCGCAGGTGAGACTGCTGAGCGCTTTGGCGCAGATCCCGGGTGCGATCGTTCTGGGAGTCCTGTCTGGCGTGTTGCCGGGGTATGTTCTCTACCGGCTCTTCGGAAAATACGACCGGTGCGCGCAGAGAGGGGCGCTTGCCCTGTTGGGGGCCTCCATTCTCCTGGTCTGGCTGGAAAACGCTCACCAGGGGATCGTCACGTTTTCGAGTCTCTTCGGTGTAATGACCATGGCGTTCATCCTGCTGGAGAAAGCCGAACCGGTCGCCTTCGTTATTTCCCAGCGGCTGCAGAAACTCCGGGTCTTCGCCGAACTGCTTCTGTTCGTTCTCCTGGGAGCCCGGGTGAACATTCCGGTGATCGGGCAAGTGGGTTTCGAAGCGATTGCCGTGATAGTGGGCGGCCTGGCGTGCAGAAGCCTGGGAGTCGGCCTCGCTTTGCTCGGCTCGGGGTTTGACGGGCGAGAGAAGCTGTTCTGCGCGGTGAGCTGGCTGTCCAAGGGTACGGCTCAGGCAGCCCTGGGCGCGATTCCGCTCGCTGCCGGGGTGGCGTTCGGAGAGGAAATCCTGGCGATCGTCGTGCTCTCGATTGTGATGACTGCTCCCGTGAGCGCCATCCTCATGGGATTTCTCGGCGAACGGGTGCTGGACAAGGGCGAACCGTCTCCGTACCGGTTCAAGGAGCTACGGCTGAAGCTCGGCCTGCCCCGGGTAGGGGCCCGGGTTCGCAGCAAGCGCTACGGTACGGTGTGGAAGGTGATCGAGGAGAAGGAGACCTGGATCGAGAAGCCGCGGCTCCCGGGAAACGTGCAAGACAGCCCGGTGCTGCTTCCGGCCATCTCGCTGCGCTATTGGCGCCGGGATGCCGACGGGGAGGATGCCGCGGGGAAAACGATTTCTTTTCGCTACAGCCAATTCGATCCTTCGTTTAACGATCATTGGGAGATCGTTCATGACTGGCGGGATTCACCAAGGCACAGGGGGGTGTAG
- a CDS encoding CaiB/BaiF CoA transferase family protein, whose product MQGALCGFTVLDLSRLLPGPFCSMLLADLGADVIKIEEPGRGDYIRWWPPRVGGGSGYHVVLNRNKRSLTLNLKAPEGKDIFRSLAKNADVVLESFRPGVMDKMGLGYERLAAVNPGIVFCAISGYGAYGPMALKAGHDVNYLARSGVLSYSGRRAPTMTGVQIADLGGGGLPAAFGILAALLARTRTGKGQFVDVSMTDGSLLWNCLRWGKLLGDRAVPAPADDMLNHGFACYNLYSTRDKRYMSLGALEPQFWKAFCERVGHPEWDTPQYFEPGSHQVELKHRLEALFASRTRAEWVEVFKDADCCCEPVLDLAEVMDDPQVRAREMVVDLIHDSWGAYRQLGICPRLSSTPGGIRSHAPELGEHTDRILCGLGYDSTEIERLRRQGVV is encoded by the coding sequence ATGCAAGGAGCACTCTGCGGTTTCACGGTGTTGGACCTGTCCCGACTCCTTCCGGGCCCGTTCTGTTCCATGCTGCTCGCGGACCTCGGGGCCGACGTCATCAAGATTGAGGAGCCCGGACGCGGCGACTACATTCGCTGGTGGCCTCCCAGGGTCGGCGGCGGCAGCGGCTACCATGTCGTCCTCAACCGCAACAAACGGTCTCTGACCCTCAATCTGAAGGCACCCGAAGGGAAGGACATTTTCAGAAGCCTGGCGAAAAATGCGGACGTGGTGTTGGAGAGTTTCCGTCCGGGCGTGATGGACAAGATGGGATTGGGCTATGAACGGCTCGCAGCCGTCAATCCCGGCATCGTCTTTTGTGCGATCTCCGGGTACGGGGCCTACGGCCCGATGGCGCTCAAGGCCGGCCATGACGTGAACTACCTCGCCCGCAGCGGTGTGCTTTCCTACAGCGGCCGGCGTGCACCCACCATGACCGGGGTTCAGATCGCCGATCTGGGCGGCGGCGGTCTTCCTGCCGCTTTCGGCATTCTGGCCGCCCTGCTCGCCCGGACACGCACCGGCAAAGGCCAGTTCGTGGATGTTTCCATGACGGACGGCTCACTGCTATGGAATTGCCTGCGCTGGGGAAAACTTCTCGGCGACCGAGCCGTCCCCGCTCCAGCGGACGACATGCTGAACCACGGCTTTGCCTGCTACAATCTTTATTCGACCCGGGACAAGCGGTACATGAGCCTTGGCGCGCTGGAACCGCAGTTCTGGAAGGCCTTCTGCGAGCGTGTGGGACACCCGGAATGGGACACTCCACAGTATTTCGAACCGGGAAGCCACCAGGTCGAGTTGAAGCACCGGCTGGAGGCGTTGTTCGCGAGCAGGACCCGTGCCGAGTGGGTGGAGGTCTTCAAGGATGCCGACTGTTGCTGTGAACCGGTGCTCGATCTTGCCGAGGTCATGGACGATCCCCAGGTGCGGGCGCGAGAAATGGTGGTCGATCTGATCCATGACAGCTGGGGAGCCTACCGGCAGCTCGGCATATGCCCCCGACTCTCGAGCACCCCCGGGGGCATTCGGTCACATGCCCCCGAGCTCGGCGAACACACGGACCGGATCCTTTGCGGCCTGGGCTACGATTCGACCGAGATCGAAAGGCTGCGACGGCAAGGCGTCGTCTGA
- a CDS encoding arylesterase gives MIRKAVVVVVIGLLGLLGYRLLASSPGPTIRNDRPNGENIICFGDSLTYGTGAPKGKDYPTRLSRMISGPVMNKGVPGDTTARALDRLDKDVLSQSPRIVLITLGGNDLKNGISKDIAFRNLRVIIESIQDMGALVIVGGIDVPVWGRGFEDGYRQTCRETGAVLVPNIFEGIFGNRQLMSDAIHPNGEGYELIAEKFHQALKPYL, from the coding sequence ATGATCAGGAAAGCCGTCGTAGTTGTCGTCATCGGTCTGCTGGGTCTTCTGGGATACCGGTTGCTTGCCTCGAGTCCCGGGCCGACGATCAGGAACGATCGTCCAAACGGTGAAAACATCATTTGCTTTGGGGACAGCCTTACGTACGGCACTGGTGCTCCCAAAGGAAAGGATTACCCAACCCGGCTGTCCCGGATGATTTCCGGGCCTGTTATGAACAAGGGCGTCCCGGGAGACACGACGGCCCGGGCACTGGACCGATTGGACAAGGACGTACTGTCGCAGTCTCCCCGTATCGTTTTGATCACGCTGGGTGGAAATGATTTGAAAAACGGCATTTCGAAAGACATTGCTTTCCGAAACCTGAGGGTCATCATCGAGTCAATCCAGGACATGGGCGCCCTGGTGATTGTCGGAGGCATCGACGTGCCTGTTTGGGGGCGCGGTTTCGAGGACGGATACAGGCAAACCTGCCGGGAGACCGGCGCGGTGCTCGTCCCCAATATTTTCGAAGGCATCTTCGGCAACCGACAACTGATGAGCGACGCCATTCACCCCAACGGCGAGGGCTATGAATTGATTGCCGAGAAATTCCACCAGGCGCTGAAACCTTACCTTTGA
- a CDS encoding cache domain-containing protein — MARRRRDAMDWVDRAISFYKSAGREIALAEYMNPRGQFVEDEMYVFVLDSAGTMLAHGVNEKFVGKDFINLKDSDDKPFIREIVDIANSQGSGWVQYRWYHPTSRKVVPKVVYFDKIDDMIFCSGVYEE, encoded by the coding sequence ATGGCGAGAAGGCGAAGAGACGCGATGGATTGGGTGGACAGGGCGATCTCGTTTTACAAATCCGCAGGCCGGGAGATCGCCCTGGCCGAATACATGAACCCCCGGGGACAGTTTGTCGAAGATGAAATGTACGTCTTTGTGCTGGATTCCGCCGGCACGATGCTTGCCCACGGGGTCAACGAAAAATTCGTGGGCAAGGATTTCATCAACCTCAAGGACTCCGACGACAAGCCGTTCATCCGGGAAATCGTCGATATTGCCAACTCCCAGGGCAGCGGGTGGGTGCAATACAGGTGGTACCATCCCACCAGCCGAAAAGTGGTTCCCAAAGTGGTCTATTTTGACAAAATCGACGACATGATCTTTTGCAGCGGTGTCTACGAGGAATAG
- a CDS encoding M48 family metallopeptidase, protein MKDPDTVPPHTVRVSKKAKRIILRMLPGCRLEVVIPPGFNREKVPEILDRKRDWIELVAGRSRLHENSSESRLFPPRTIHLRAVDAEFDVLCVPGPGRSVRLVRTAPARLELSGDLTDPETCRHLFKEWLKQEGQRHLVPWLGRVGASAGIPFRKALVRGQKSRWGSCSLKGTISLNYKLLFLPPELVRYILIHELCHMEQMNHSPQFWARVGSLEPSYRTLDAAMSKARRFVPEWAD, encoded by the coding sequence ATGAAAGACCCGGATACGGTTCCGCCCCATACCGTGCGTGTGAGCAAGAAGGCGAAGCGAATCATCCTGAGGATGCTGCCGGGCTGCAGGCTCGAGGTCGTTATTCCCCCCGGTTTCAATCGGGAAAAAGTGCCGGAGATTCTCGACCGGAAGAGGGACTGGATCGAGTTGGTCGCCGGGCGAAGCCGGTTGCATGAAAACAGCTCGGAGTCCCGGTTGTTTCCGCCGCGGACCATTCATCTTCGTGCGGTGGATGCCGAATTCGATGTTTTGTGTGTTCCCGGGCCGGGGCGAAGTGTCCGACTGGTTCGGACGGCCCCCGCGCGCCTCGAGTTGAGTGGAGACTTGACGGACCCCGAAACATGCCGCCACTTGTTCAAAGAGTGGCTCAAGCAAGAGGGACAGCGTCACCTTGTCCCCTGGTTGGGGAGGGTCGGCGCCTCCGCGGGAATTCCCTTCCGCAAGGCACTGGTTCGGGGGCAGAAGAGCCGGTGGGGGAGTTGTTCGCTCAAAGGCACCATCAGCCTCAACTACAAACTTCTGTTCCTGCCTCCCGAATTGGTTCGATATATTCTGATCCATGAGCTTTGCCACATGGAGCAGATGAATCATTCCCCCCAGTTCTGGGCCCGCGTCGGCTCTCTGGAACCTTCCTACAGAACGTTGGACGCCGCCATGAGCAAGGCGCGCCGATTTGTCCCCGAATGGGCCGACTGA
- a CDS encoding AEC family transporter, with product MIAVIDSIFPVCVIIIMGSLLRWFRLTDNEFFRVSDKLIYFVFFPAMLFWKIGGSGSGADLDWQLGVACVLAVFALWAISLIFIRAWGAPDFKVGSFSQCCYRFNTYVGMAIVLSACGEEGVRHFGIVLVFTIPFINLLAVSTLIWFSEKEFAPGQRNRFLLKAIVSNPLILACLLGLAFSGTGARFPSFLENTFRLLSSVSLPMALLSIGSSLSFSMLRGHLAPALWASVLKLFLLPVTGYLLLDVFGVSGLPLKVAMIYFALPTSTAIYILSSQLGSDTDLASAGIVLSTMLSLASLTAVLLVFP from the coding sequence ATGATCGCGGTGATCGACAGCATTTTCCCGGTTTGTGTCATCATCATCATGGGGAGTCTGCTGAGATGGTTTCGCCTGACGGACAACGAGTTCTTCCGAGTATCCGACAAGCTGATCTATTTCGTTTTTTTCCCCGCCATGCTGTTCTGGAAAATCGGAGGCTCCGGTTCCGGCGCCGATCTCGACTGGCAACTCGGGGTCGCCTGCGTCCTGGCGGTGTTCGCGTTGTGGGCGATAAGCCTGATCTTCATCAGGGCGTGGGGGGCTCCGGACTTCAAAGTGGGATCGTTCTCGCAGTGCTGCTACCGCTTCAACACGTATGTGGGAATGGCGATCGTGCTGAGCGCATGCGGTGAGGAGGGAGTTCGGCATTTCGGCATCGTCCTGGTTTTCACCATCCCTTTCATCAATCTCCTTGCGGTTTCGACGCTGATCTGGTTTTCAGAAAAGGAATTCGCACCGGGGCAGCGAAACCGGTTCCTGCTCAAGGCCATCGTTTCCAACCCTTTGATCCTCGCCTGCCTGCTGGGATTGGCTTTTTCCGGAACGGGGGCCCGTTTTCCCTCCTTCCTGGAAAACACTTTCCGCTTGCTGTCCTCGGTCAGCCTTCCCATGGCGCTCCTGTCCATCGGAAGCTCCCTGAGTTTTTCGATGCTGCGGGGACATTTGGCCCCGGCGCTCTGGGCATCCGTGCTCAAACTGTTCCTGCTCCCCGTGACGGGCTATCTGTTGCTCGACGTCTTCGGGGTTTCCGGCTTGCCCCTGAAGGTGGCCATGATCTACTTCGCGCTGCCGACCTCGACGGCCATCTACATCCTTTCGTCTCAGCTGGGCAGCGACACGGACCTCGCTTCAGCCGGCATCGTGCTGTCCACGATGTTGTCCCTGGCCTCGCTGACGGCGGTCCTGCTTGTCTTCCCGTAA
- a CDS encoding acyltransferase family protein codes for MNSPTTNTRLASLDAFRGAVIAGMILVNSPGRWVYTYSQLKHAQWNGWTFADTIFPAFLFVVGVSMVFSFSRRRECEEPAWRLVLQVFRRTSLIFLLGLLLNVMLDFHGSNLRIPGVLQRIAACYFVASLIVLGTGFRGQAIWALGLLALYWLLMEFYPVPGIGAGVLEPGRNFASYVDSLLLDGHMWSHYRTWDPEGIISTIPAVSSTLFGVLTGHFLRSTFSAKAKTAGMLGAGAALLALGRFCSIWLPINKNIWTSSYSIFMTGLSLAGLAVFYWLIDVKDRKRWAIPFEIFGTNAITAYMLSMFLLIAARGIDWTFSDGSQVKIRRLCYDWILIQVGNPKAASLLFGVGLLLVTFLPLWLMWRRRWFLKA; via the coding sequence ATGAATAGTCCAACGACGAACACCCGGCTTGCTTCACTCGATGCCTTTCGAGGAGCCGTCATTGCCGGGATGATCCTCGTGAACTCACCCGGCAGGTGGGTCTACACCTATTCGCAGCTCAAACACGCCCAGTGGAACGGCTGGACTTTCGCGGACACGATATTCCCGGCATTTCTGTTTGTCGTGGGCGTTTCCATGGTTTTCTCGTTTTCCCGCCGGAGAGAATGCGAAGAACCCGCCTGGAGGCTGGTGCTGCAGGTCTTCAGACGAACGTCGCTCATCTTCCTCCTCGGACTCCTGCTCAACGTGATGCTCGACTTCCATGGCTCCAACCTGAGGATCCCCGGGGTACTCCAAAGAATCGCCGCCTGCTATTTCGTCGCGTCGCTGATTGTGCTGGGAACCGGCTTCCGGGGCCAGGCGATCTGGGCCTTGGGCCTTCTTGCCCTCTATTGGCTGCTGATGGAGTTCTACCCCGTGCCCGGAATCGGCGCGGGGGTTCTCGAACCGGGAAGAAACTTCGCCTCCTACGTCGATTCCCTGCTTCTTGACGGGCACATGTGGTCGCACTACCGAACCTGGGACCCGGAAGGAATCATCAGCACGATCCCCGCCGTCTCCTCCACCCTTTTCGGAGTCCTCACGGGACACTTCCTGAGATCGACGTTTTCCGCAAAAGCGAAGACCGCCGGGATGCTGGGTGCGGGGGCGGCGCTGCTGGCGCTCGGCCGGTTCTGCAGTATCTGGCTCCCCATCAACAAGAACATCTGGACCAGTTCGTACAGCATCTTCATGACCGGCCTCTCACTGGCCGGGCTGGCGGTGTTCTATTGGCTCATCGATGTGAAAGACCGCAAACGCTGGGCGATCCCTTTCGAAATCTTCGGCACGAACGCCATCACGGCCTACATGCTGTCCATGTTCCTGTTGATAGCCGCGCGCGGCATCGACTGGACGTTTTCCGACGGCTCGCAGGTCAAGATACGGAGACTGTGCTACGACTGGATACTCATCCAGGTGGGGAATCCCAAGGCCGCGTCCCTGCTGTTCGGGGTCGGCCTCCTGTTGGTCACATTCCTGCCCCTGTGGCTCATGTGGAGGAGGCGTTGGTTCCTGAAGGCCTGA